One segment of Pseudomonas pohangensis DNA contains the following:
- a CDS encoding class I SAM-dependent methyltransferase, whose translation MSAAPDSASSAPVDDRARFLAQLDTCLTQNTLVKLVLSKYRGEEAELQRVVARPVSVKGQPCLTFVYSYKTRDITKNLPLAEAFEQVSAWLPAAFKNAHLLSLTEELQLTFSKKDKAQLFTGKTVQREAPSAEHNREKKRYLELSRPFLTDLGVTNSQQQLIPAMARKWKQINKFIEVFSHALNSSVLREDQPLHAVDFGSGKGYLTFALHDYLRNSLGLDAQVRGVELREDMVSLCNAAAAKLEQPGLLFQHGDVRTYTPERIDIMIALHACDVATDYAIHLGIRSNAAIIMCSPCCHKQIRPQMHTPAILKPMLSYGVHLGQEAEMVTDSLRALLLEACGYQTKVFEFVSLEHTNKNKMILAVKRAEPVDPAELLEKIGAIKAFYGIQEQCLESLLQADGRI comes from the coding sequence ATGTCTGCTGCACCCGATTCAGCCTCCTCCGCGCCAGTCGATGACCGCGCGCGCTTTCTGGCGCAGCTGGACACCTGCCTGACCCAGAACACCCTGGTCAAGCTGGTGCTGTCGAAATACCGTGGCGAAGAGGCCGAACTGCAACGCGTGGTGGCCCGCCCGGTGAGCGTCAAGGGTCAGCCCTGCCTGACCTTCGTCTACAGCTACAAGACCCGCGACATCACCAAAAACCTGCCGCTGGCAGAGGCTTTCGAACAGGTCAGCGCGTGGCTGCCGGCAGCCTTCAAGAATGCCCATCTGCTCTCGCTCACCGAAGAGCTGCAACTGACCTTCAGCAAGAAGGACAAAGCGCAGCTGTTCACCGGCAAGACCGTGCAGCGCGAAGCGCCCAGCGCCGAACACAACCGCGAGAAAAAGCGCTATCTGGAACTGAGCCGACCGTTTCTGACTGACCTTGGCGTGACCAACAGCCAGCAGCAACTGATCCCGGCCATGGCGCGCAAATGGAAGCAGATCAACAAGTTCATCGAAGTGTTCTCCCATGCCCTGAACAGTTCTGTGCTGCGTGAAGACCAGCCGCTGCACGCGGTCGACTTCGGTTCGGGCAAGGGTTACCTGACCTTCGCCCTGCATGACTACCTGCGCAACAGCCTCGGCCTCGACGCACAGGTTCGCGGGGTGGAACTGCGCGAAGACATGGTGAGCCTGTGCAACGCGGCGGCGGCCAAACTCGAGCAGCCCGGACTGCTGTTCCAGCACGGTGATGTGCGCACCTACACGCCCGAGCGGATCGACATCATGATCGCCCTGCACGCCTGCGATGTGGCCACCGATTACGCGATCCACCTGGGCATCCGCAGCAATGCGGCGATCATCATGTGCTCGCCCTGCTGTCACAAACAGATCCGCCCGCAGATGCACACCCCGGCCATCCTCAAGCCGATGCTCAGCTACGGCGTTCACCTCGGCCAGGAAGCCGAGATGGTCACCGACAGCCTGCGCGCCCTGCTGCTGGAAGCCTGCGGCTACCAGACCAAGGTGTTCGAATTCGTCTCGCTGGAGCACACCAACAAGAACAAGATGATCCTCGCGGTGAAGCGCGCCGAACCGGTCGACCCCGCCGAACTGCTGGAGAAGATCGGTGCGATCAAGGCATTTTATGGCATTCAGGAACAGTGCCTGGAAAGCCTGCTGCAGGCGGATGGAAGGATTTGA
- a CDS encoding SRPBCC family protein, which yields MSIVSIPFNQIAFAVIDLRRTEAWWREGLGFLPAGGNRLLFRPPLSDGLVQKIPGLAMTCWCMVGRNDWAQLEMFQYEKPNSKLMADDYLPNNIGYTRCGIWVEDFDAALAQLELIGTRPLTPPIGEEGKRRVCVRNPDGVYVELMEDDPLPDKSGVGRLDCPVAIRTATMSTPDMHKSVEFVTKALGMYELPEQLHSDEHEALWGLEGARCQRKLFIGGSDNETILLEIVQYLKPRGKPLPEDYRLCDQGILNICFGDPQSGKGVYAQLAQAQEHGAVATTPKVLDMKLVGCVYVDDPLGFSYEFMWAKPGWAHKAFGFVPTRMDERPELDNQRVECSIKIAATPERLFAELGDHEGLSEWSGLGQVRLDKPGLKEPNGRFAERVVSSPVGTIREQITEWIPGQGYRYRILEGSPFVGYWGHVQLTAEKDLTRVDWIIRYRSKVPGLGGVFHKVIEGKFNAALQALKERVE from the coding sequence GCCCGCCACTTTCGGATGGCCTGGTGCAAAAGATACCCGGCCTGGCAATGACCTGCTGGTGCATGGTCGGCCGTAACGACTGGGCACAGCTGGAAATGTTCCAGTATGAAAAACCCAATTCCAAACTGATGGCCGATGACTACCTGCCCAACAATATCGGCTACACCCGCTGCGGCATCTGGGTGGAGGATTTCGATGCCGCGCTGGCGCAGCTTGAGCTGATCGGCACCCGGCCACTCACACCGCCGATTGGCGAAGAGGGCAAGCGCCGGGTTTGTGTGCGCAACCCGGATGGTGTTTACGTCGAGTTGATGGAGGACGACCCGCTGCCCGATAAATCAGGCGTCGGCCGTCTGGATTGCCCGGTGGCGATCCGTACCGCGACCATGTCCACGCCGGACATGCACAAGTCGGTGGAGTTCGTTACCAAGGCGCTGGGCATGTACGAGCTGCCGGAGCAGCTGCACAGCGACGAGCATGAGGCGCTGTGGGGGCTGGAGGGGGCGCGCTGCCAGCGCAAGCTGTTTATCGGTGGCAGCGATAACGAAACCATCTTGCTGGAAATCGTGCAGTACCTGAAACCCAGGGGCAAACCCCTGCCGGAGGATTACCGCTTGTGTGACCAGGGCATCCTGAACATCTGCTTTGGCGATCCGCAAAGCGGCAAGGGCGTCTACGCCCAGCTTGCCCAGGCGCAAGAGCATGGCGCTGTGGCCACCACGCCCAAGGTGCTGGATATGAAGCTGGTTGGCTGTGTCTATGTGGATGACCCGCTGGGCTTCTCCTACGAATTTATGTGGGCCAAACCGGGCTGGGCACACAAGGCCTTCGGCTTTGTGCCGACGCGCATGGATGAACGCCCGGAGCTGGATAACCAGCGCGTGGAATGCTCGATCAAGATCGCCGCCACTCCGGAACGGCTGTTTGCCGAGCTCGGTGACCATGAGGGGCTCAGCGAGTGGTCCGGTCTGGGCCAGGTGCGTCTGGATAAACCCGGCCTGAAAGAACCCAACGGGCGCTTCGCCGAGCGCGTGGTCAGCTCCCCGGTAGGCACCATCCGCGAGCAGATCACCGAGTGGATTCCGGGGCAGGGCTACCGTTATCGCATCCTCGAGGGCTCGCCTTTTGTCGGTTACTGGGGACATGTGCAACTGACTGCCGAAAAGGATCTGACCCGTGTTGACTGGATCATCCGCTACCGCTCGAAAGTCCCCGGGCTGGGGGGCGTTTTTCACAAAGTGATCGAGGGCAAATTCAATGCGGCGTTGCAGGCATTGAAGGAGCGGGTGGAATAG